A genomic window from Dermacentor silvarum isolate Dsil-2018 chromosome 9, BIME_Dsil_1.4, whole genome shotgun sequence includes:
- the LOC119465320 gene encoding acetylcholinesterase, giving the protein MARTTASMLLLLITVPCCFASDIVKDTRLGRIKGNRLEVLGHAVDEFRGIPYAQPPLGTLRFKPPQPGGPWEGTLDARSKKTACPQVVYNPKAFVNIELTEDCLHLNIWSPPERTEDVVPVLAWIHGGGFTHGSSGQDVNNGAVLAASTGLVVVSFNYRLGFLGFLDTQSTEAPGNVGLLDQNMALRWIRENIDQYGGDASKVTIFGDSAGGMSVHGHLISPISKGLFIRACLMSGTLHGRDFAQTANDSISKGNTVAAAVGCADRHRNLTTNPESVVECLRSKNAFQLVRATNNLFKPKLFPFLPTYPNGFLPVDPSAAVKQGLFNAADLLVGVTADEGTTALRSLPNDVDRLDRKQLERLLRASVFPWLKTNFSKPLDVYKAEARDNVALRRAYADYLSDSIFVCPMHFTAEDHSNRGQSVYTYVFGHLSRKSTLPSWMGTPHSYDVSYMFGEPLVDLISYTAQDAHVSQVDMMALSTFATTGVPQLPGDHSWPKYTSDTPVSVYIAGDNITYVYGIHMEKCDVWKSFWKM; this is encoded by the exons ATGGCTAGAACGACCGCATCTATGCTACTGCTCTTGATCACTGTGCCGTGTTGCTTCGCCTCTGATATCGTAAAAGACACACGGCTCGGCCGAATCAAGGGTAACAGGCTTGAAGTGCTAGGTCATGCAGTGGACGAGTTCCGCGGGATACCGTACGCACAGCCGCCATTGGGTACGCTGCGTTTCAAGCCGCCACAACCAGGTGGACCATGGGAGGGTACGCTGGATGCCAGGAGCAAAAAGACCGCGTGTCCGCAG GTCGTGTATAATCCCAAAGCATTTGTTAACATCGAGCTCACGGAAGACTGCCTGCACCTCAATATATGGAGCCCCCCAGAGCGTACCGAAGACGTCGTTCCGGTGCTCGCTTGGATCCACGGTGGCGGCTTCACGCATGGTTCATCCGGCCAGGATGTAAACAATGGCGCCGTTCTAGCAGCAAGCACAGGTCTTGTCGTCGTCAGCTTCAACTATAGACTCGGTTTCTTGGGTTTCCTAGACACGCAGTCGACAGAGGCACCAGGCAATGTAGGTCTCCTGGACCAAAACATGGCCCTGAGGTGGATCAGGGAGAATATTGACCAATACGGTGGCGACGCTTCGAAAGTCACCATCTTCGGCGACAGTGCTGGTGGTATGAGTGTTCACGGGCACCTAATCTCACCAATTAGCAAAGGTCTCTTCATTAGGGCATGTCTAATGAGCGGAACTCTACATGGCCGTGACTTCGCTCAGACAGCGAATGACAGTATAAGCAAAGGAAACACTGTCGCTGCGGCAGTGGGCTGTGCTGACCGCCACAGAAACTTGACCACTAACCCTGAATCTGTTGTTGAGTGTCTCCGCTCGAAAAACGCCTTTCAACTCGTACGAGCCACGAATAATCTATTCAAGCCCAAGTTATTTCCTTTCCTACCTACATATCCCAATGGCTTCCTTCCAGTAGATCCGAGCGCCGCAGTTAAACAGGGATTGTTCAACGCAGCCGACCTCTTGGTCGGAGTCACCGCTGACGAGGGGACAACAGCTCTGAGATCACTTCCGAACGACGTTGACCGCCTCGACCGAAAGCAATTGGAGCGCTTGCTTCGCGCTTCTGTCTTCCCCTGGCTCAAGACTAACTTCTCCAAACCGTTGGACGTGTACAAAGCTGAGGCTCGTGACAATGTAGCGCTAAGGCGCGCTTACGCAGACTACTTATCCGACTCCATATTCGTGTGCCCCATGCACTTCACAGCTGAGGATCACTCGAACAGAGGACAGTCCGTATACACTTACGTGTTTGGTCACCTGTCTCGCAAGAGCACGCTTCCTTCATGGATGGGGACACCTCATAGCTATGATGTTAGCTACATGTTCGGTGAGCCCCTTGTTGACCTAATAAGTTATACTGCTCAAGATGCCCACGTGTCTCAAGTGGATATGATGGCTTTGTCAACCTTCGCTACCACTGG GGTGCCGCAGCTTCCAGGAGACCACTCGTGGCCGAAGTACACTTCTGACACCCCGGTCTCAGTTTATATCGCCGGTGACAACATAACATATGTATACGGCATTCACATGGAAAAGTGCGACGTCTGGAAGTCATTCTGGAAAATGTAG